In Malus sylvestris chromosome 15, drMalSylv7.2, whole genome shotgun sequence, a single genomic region encodes these proteins:
- the LOC126605245 gene encoding uncharacterized protein LOC126605245, producing MDNTALQECSVPEDVLRKFLSVGNSSTLVNSLENLIQVCRTADGRAGLASKDILPSVILLIQSLPYPSGCHLLTLCLKLLRNLCAGEIANQDSFIERNGVAIILNVLNSASLSSEPDTGIVRMGLQVLANVSLAGQRHQCAIWQQLFPKEFVAIARVQSRETCDPLCMVIYACCDGSPERFAQLCGDRGITIVKQIVKTTAAVGFGEDWYKLILSRTCLEGPYFQSLFSNLGFVGATENGEDTEFREDVFSSEQAFFLRNISDILNERLQEITVPSDFVLCVFGIFKKSAGILNYATRGKSGLPTGSIMIDVLGYSLTILRDVCAQKSVRGSNEDLGDAVDVLLSHGLIELLLCLLRDLEPTSVMRKAIKQGEDQDGPKPSSLKPCPYKGFRRDIVAVIGNCTYKRKLVQDEIRHKDGILLLLQQCGLDDDNPYLREWGIWCVRNLFEGNEENERVVAELELQGAVDTPEIAQLGLRVEVNPETRRPKLVNIP from the exons ATGGATAATACAGCACTGCAAGAGTGCTCTGTACCTGAAGATGTTCTCCGGAAATTTTTAAGTGTGGGAAACTCATCTACCCTCGTAAATTCGTTGGAAAATTTAATACAAGTTTGTAGAACTGCGGATGGTCGTGCAGGCCTTGCGTCTAAGGATATTCTTCCCTCTGTCATCCTGCTCATACAATCTCTCCCTTACCCTTCTGGTTGCCATCTTCTCACATTATGTTTAAAGCTCCTAAGAAATCTTTGTGCGGGAGAGATTGCAAATCAGGACTCATTTATTGAAAGAAATGGAGTGGCAATCATATTGAATGTTTTGAACTCCGCAAGTCTTTCTTCAGAGCCAGATACTGGGATCGTTCGGATGGGGTTGCAAGTTCTCGCTAATGTTTCATTGGCTGGACAACGGCATCAGTGTGCAATTTGGCAGCAACTTTTTCCAAAAGAATTTGTTGCTATAGCAAGAGTTCAGAGCCGGGAAACTTGTGATCCCTTGTGCATGGTTATCTATGCTTGTTGTGATGGAAGCCCTGAACGGTTTGCCCAACTTTGCGGTGATCGTGGGATAACTATCGTGAAACAGATTGTAAAGACTACTGCTGCAG TTGGTTTCGGAGAAGATTGGTACAAGTTGATTCTTTCAAGAACCTGCTTAGAAGGACCTTACTTCCAGTCACTTTTCTCAAATTTAGGATTTGTTGGTGCTACTGAGAATGGCGAAGACACTGAATTTAGAGAAGACGTTTTCTCATCTGAGCAAGCATTTTTCTTGAGAAACATATCTGACATCTTGAATGAGCGGCTTCAAGAGATTACCGTGCCTAGTGATTTTGTACTGTGTGTCTTTGGGATATTTAAGAAATCTGCTGGGATTCTTAATTATGCCACAAGAGGCAAGTCTGGACTTCCAACAGGTTCTATTATGATAGATGTTCTAGGATACTCACTCACAATCCTGAGAGATGTATGTGCTCAGAAATCCGTAAGAGGCTCTAACGAGGACCTGGGGGATGCTGTTGATGTTTTGCTGTCCCATGGCCTCATAGAATTACTTTTATGTTTGCTTCGTGATCTTGAGCCGACATCAGTGATGAGGAAAGCTATCAAGCAAGGTGAGGACCAAGATGGACCAAAGCCTTCTTCCTTAAAACCCTGCCCTTATAAAGGATTTCGGAGAGATATAGTGGCAGTCATTGGCAATTGCACATATAAAAGGAAGCTTGTACAAGATGAGATTAGACATAAGGATGGGATTCTTCTGCTCTTGCAACAGTGTGGCCTTGATGACGACAATCCGTACTTAAGGGAGTGGGGCATTTGGTGCGTGAGGAACTTATTCGAAGGCAACGAAGAAAACGAAAGGGTAGTGGCTGAATTGGAGCTTCAAGGGGCTGTTGATACACCAGAAATTGCTCAACTTGGTCTTCGAGTAGAGGTGAATCCAGAAACTAGACGGCCAAAGCTTGTTAACATCCCATGA